One window of Atribacter laminatus genomic DNA carries:
- a CDS encoding ABC transporter permease: protein MKSETHRIIKKLFLNASAIIGFVLLGVFIVIAIFAPFIAPPKEGRDPYMMPIVTWTSSPQPPSPEHPFGVAGKRDIFYGVIWGTRTAFRVGIIVTVVSTLIGLFIGSIAGYYGKLFDEILMRITDIFMAIPFLVAALVLAAILGSGLNKVMIAMTIFGWMYPARLIRGNILQVKEEQYIMAAKALGVKDYLIIIRHVLPNTIFPVLIQASMRMGSLVITAAALSFLGVGAPQGYSDWGALLNYSRNWMLGGQGEALLYWYSTVFPGAAMVLFVLSWNLVGDALRDVFDPRLRV, encoded by the coding sequence ATGAAGTCGGAAACCCATCGGATTATAAAGAAACTATTTCTAAATGCTTCAGCAATTATTGGCTTTGTCCTCTTAGGAGTATTTATTGTAATAGCCATCTTTGCTCCTTTTATAGCTCCTCCTAAAGAGGGGAGAGATCCCTATATGATGCCCATTGTCACCTGGACTTCAAGCCCTCAACCTCCTTCACCGGAACATCCATTTGGGGTAGCCGGGAAAAGGGACATTTTTTATGGAGTAATCTGGGGTACTCGAACCGCTTTTCGTGTGGGAATTATTGTCACTGTCGTTTCAACGCTCATTGGTCTGTTTATCGGATCAATAGCCGGGTATTACGGTAAACTTTTCGATGAAATCCTCATGCGAATCACCGATATCTTTATGGCTATTCCTTTTTTAGTTGCAGCTTTGGTCTTGGCCGCTATCTTAGGAAGCGGATTAAATAAAGTTATGATTGCCATGACGATTTTCGGTTGGATGTATCCTGCTCGTTTAATCCGAGGTAACATTCTTCAAGTGAAAGAAGAACAATATATCATGGCGGCTAAAGCACTTGGTGTAAAAGATTATTTAATCATCATTCGCCATGTCCTTCCCAATACAATTTTTCCGGTATTGATACAAGCCTCAATGCGCATGGGTTCATTAGTTATTACAGCTGCTGCCCTCAGTTTCCTGGGAGTTGGAGCTCCACAAGGATATTCTGATTGGGGAGCACTTCTCAATTATTCTCGAAACTGGATGTTAGGAGGACAGGGCGAAGCTCTTCTTTATTGGTACTCTACTGTCTTCCCTGGTGCAGCGATGGTTCTCTTTGTTTTATCTTGGAACTTAGTCGGGGATGCCCTTCGAGATGTATTTGATCCTCGGTTAAGGGTGTAA
- a CDS encoding ABC transporter ATP-binding protein, whose product MNTNDTILNIENLKVYFYNDYGQELKAVDDISFQVYKGETIALVGESGCGKSVTSLALMRLIDSNGKIVGGKINFNNSDLLFLSEKQMQNIRGKDISMIFQEPASALNPVYTIGDQIIEAITLHQKVGHHEARKRAVEMFKLVGIPDPEKRLNEYPHELSGGMKQRGMIAMALSCHPQLLIADEPTTSLDVTIQAQIIELMISLQKQLNMAVILITHDLGIVANMAKRIIVMYAGKIVEEGDRHDIFKNPCHPYTIGLLRSIPRLDIEQEKLDSIPGMVPDPSQFPQGCRFRNRCSFEDEQCLNQPNKVNVSLNHFVYCHHWKKINQHSIEKCKIDE is encoded by the coding sequence ATGAACACGAATGACACAATTTTGAACATAGAAAACCTCAAAGTGTATTTTTATAATGATTATGGCCAGGAACTCAAAGCTGTAGACGACATCAGTTTCCAAGTTTACAAAGGTGAAACCATTGCCTTGGTTGGTGAATCGGGATGTGGAAAAAGTGTTACTTCTTTAGCTCTGATGCGATTGATTGATAGCAATGGAAAAATCGTTGGTGGAAAAATAAATTTTAATAATTCTGATTTACTTTTTCTATCTGAAAAACAGATGCAAAATATCCGAGGAAAAGATATTTCTATGATTTTTCAAGAACCTGCTTCAGCACTCAATCCGGTTTATACCATCGGTGATCAAATTATTGAAGCAATCACCCTTCACCAAAAGGTCGGCCACCACGAAGCCCGAAAGCGAGCAGTAGAGATGTTTAAATTGGTAGGAATTCCTGATCCAGAAAAAAGGTTAAACGAATATCCTCATGAATTGTCAGGGGGAATGAAACAAAGAGGCATGATTGCTATGGCACTCTCTTGTCATCCCCAACTTCTCATAGCCGATGAACCAACCACTTCTTTGGATGTAACCATCCAGGCACAAATTATTGAATTAATGATCAGTCTTCAAAAACAGCTTAATATGGCAGTTATCCTCATCACCCACGATTTAGGGATTGTCGCCAACATGGCGAAACGAATTATTGTAATGTATGCCGGAAAAATTGTTGAAGAAGGAGACCGCCACGATATTTTCAAAAATCCTTGTCATCCTTATACCATTGGTTTACTCCGTTCTATCCCTCGTTTAGATATCGAGCAGGAAAAACTCGATTCAATCCCGGGTATGGTTCCTGATCCTTCACAATTTCCCCAAGGATGCCGATTTCGAAACCGCTGTTCCTTTGAAGATGAACAATGCCTCAATCAACCAAATAAAGTTAACGTCAGTTTAAACCATTTTGTCTATTGCCATCACTGGAAAAAAATAAACCAACATTCAATAGAAAAGTGCAAAATTGATGAATAA
- a CDS encoding ABC transporter ATP-binding protein — translation MNNVPLLKIENLKKYFPVKAGVFRSTVGWVKAVDDISFEVHAGETFGVVGESGCGKSTLGLTILRLYEPSSGRIIFDGKEIHNLTQSQFIQYRKNLQMIFQDPFSSLNPRMTVGSIIEEGMNIHKIGKSQERSAMVTDLLKKVGLQSDGVNRFPHEFSGGQRQRIGIARALAMNPKLIIADEAVSALDVSIRSQIINLMIDLKNEFHLTYIFISHDLSIIKHVCDRIMVMYLGKTVEIAPRYQLFQAPLHPYTVALISAVPVPDPDYHIERIILPGDVPSPIDPPSGCRFHPRCPVAQKRCSEVEPHLVDQGSGHFVACHYPGSLSISTPMILTTDGII, via the coding sequence ATGAATAATGTACCTCTTTTAAAAATTGAAAATTTAAAAAAATATTTTCCAGTTAAAGCCGGTGTCTTTCGCTCAACCGTTGGGTGGGTGAAAGCAGTTGATGATATCAGTTTTGAAGTCCATGCTGGAGAAACTTTCGGTGTTGTCGGAGAATCAGGCTGTGGAAAGAGTACTTTGGGTTTGACTATTCTCCGTTTATACGAACCATCATCAGGACGGATAATTTTTGATGGGAAAGAAATTCATAATCTCACCCAATCACAATTCATTCAATATCGGAAAAATCTCCAAATGATTTTTCAGGATCCTTTTAGTTCTTTAAATCCAAGAATGACTGTGGGATCCATAATCGAAGAAGGAATGAATATCCATAAGATTGGTAAATCTCAAGAGCGATCGGCTATGGTTACGGATCTTCTTAAAAAAGTTGGTCTTCAGAGTGATGGTGTAAATCGATTTCCCCATGAATTTTCGGGAGGGCAAAGACAGCGGATTGGCATTGCTCGAGCTTTAGCTATGAACCCTAAGCTGATCATTGCTGATGAAGCGGTCTCCGCACTTGACGTCTCCATTCGTTCTCAAATAATTAATTTAATGATCGATTTAAAAAACGAATTTCACTTAACCTATATTTTTATTTCTCACGATCTTTCGATTATTAAACATGTCTGTGATCGAATTATGGTCATGTATTTAGGAAAAACTGTTGAAATAGCACCTCGTTATCAACTTTTCCAAGCACCACTTCATCCCTATACCGTCGCACTGATATCAGCTGTTCCAGTTCCTGACCCTGATTATCACATTGAAAGGATAATTTTACCAGGGGATGTACCCAGCCCAATTGATCCTCCTTCCGGATGCCGATTCCATCCCCGTTGTCCGGTAGCTCAAAAAAGGTGTTCCGAAGTAGAACCTCACTTAGTTGATCAAGGGAGTGGTCATTTTGTTGCCTGCCATTACCCAGGAAGCTTGTCAATAAGTACACCAATGATATTGACGACTGACGGTATTATATGA
- the infC gene encoding translation initiation factor IF-3, translating into MEVKYRVNNQIRAREVRLISFEGEQLGVVPIKKALELAEEAGYDLVEVAPEANPPVCKIIDFGKFKYEKEKKAKFSRKKQKVSELKELKMRPKIDEHDYQVKLKSAIRFLEDGDRVKFTIRFRGREAAYVDKGVLLLQKIADDLNELSKIEQEIKNEGRNLTMTIAPKK; encoded by the coding sequence ATCGAGGTAAAATATCGCGTAAACAATCAAATACGAGCTCGGGAAGTCAGATTGATTTCCTTCGAAGGAGAACAACTGGGAGTTGTGCCAATCAAAAAAGCCCTTGAATTAGCAGAAGAAGCTGGTTATGATTTAGTTGAAGTTGCCCCAGAAGCGAACCCACCAGTTTGTAAAATTATTGATTTTGGCAAATTTAAGTATGAAAAAGAGAAGAAGGCAAAATTCTCTCGAAAGAAACAGAAAGTATCTGAGCTGAAAGAGCTCAAGATGAGGCCAAAAATCGATGAACACGACTATCAGGTAAAGTTAAAAAGTGCTATCCGGTTTCTGGAAGATGGCGATCGAGTCAAATTTACCATTCGGTTTCGAGGGCGAGAGGCTGCCTATGTTGATAAAGGTGTATTATTACTCCAGAAAATAGCTGATGATTTGAATGAGCTCAGTAAAATCGAGCAGGAAATAAAAAACGAAGGTCGGAACCTTACTATGACCATTGCTCCCAAGAAATGA
- the rpmI gene encoding 50S ribosomal protein L35, whose protein sequence is MPKMKTHRGLAKRVKITAKGKIKVAHGGKSHHLHQKEQDRKRRLRKTVIVDKSVEKRIKKLLPYA, encoded by the coding sequence ATGCCAAAAATGAAAACCCATCGCGGTTTAGCTAAACGGGTAAAGATAACTGCGAAAGGAAAAATAAAGGTGGCTCATGGAGGAAAGAGCCATCATTTACATCAAAAAGAACAAGATCGCAAAAGACGGTTACGTAAAACGGTGATTGTTGATAAATCCGTAGAAAAGCGCATTAAGAAGCTTTTGCCCTATGCCTAA
- the rplT gene encoding 50S ribosomal protein L20: protein MPRVKNSVASRQRKKKIMKLASGYRGSRSRSYRRANEQVLKSQFYAYRDRKNKKRDFRRLWIVRINAAVREHGLKYNQFMFALKKAGIVIDRKNLSNIAITDPVAFAHLVEVAKSAT from the coding sequence TTGCCAAGAGTTAAAAATAGCGTGGCGTCTCGACAGAGAAAAAAGAAAATAATGAAATTAGCCAGTGGTTATCGGGGTTCACGTTCCCGTTCCTATCGGCGAGCAAATGAACAAGTTTTAAAATCTCAATTTTATGCTTATCGTGATCGAAAAAACAAAAAGAGAGACTTTCGACGCTTATGGATCGTTCGTATTAATGCTGCGGTTCGGGAACATGGGTTAAAATATAACCAGTTTATGTTTGCTTTAAAGAAAGCCGGTATTGTAATTGACCGAAAGAATTTATCCAATATTGCCATAACGGATCCAGTGGCATTTGCGCATCTCGTTGAGGTTGCCAAATCAGCAACCTAA
- the pheS gene encoding phenylalanine--tRNA ligase subunit alpha, translating into MLTDLNNVLEKFQNEIEQVKTLDDLNRLKGKYIGRKGQLNDLFKEITQLSPDEKKDLGQKINHLKGLIDSRLQEKLKELTQKLKPSSKVDISLPGKKSWVGSLHPIQLTCHQILTIFHSLGFRIESGPEIESEYYNFEALNFPPDHPARDAQDSFFLDEEYLLRTHTSPAQIRIMQKLQPPFKVVVPGKCFRRDAMDASHSPMFHQVEGLVVAESISMGDLKGTIEIFARRFFGSDRQLRFRPSFFPFTEPSAEVDISCGLCQGKGCRSCGQTGWLEIMGAGLVHPKVFENAGYDPHQVRGFAFGMGIDRAALLKFDIPDIRWLFENDMSFIEQFQAIQ; encoded by the coding sequence ATGTTGACTGATTTAAATAATGTTCTTGAAAAATTTCAGAATGAAATCGAACAGGTAAAAACCCTTGATGATTTAAACCGCTTAAAAGGAAAATACATCGGTCGAAAGGGACAACTTAATGATTTATTTAAAGAAATCACCCAGCTATCCCCCGACGAAAAAAAGGATTTGGGACAAAAAATTAATCATTTAAAAGGTTTGATAGATAGTCGGCTTCAGGAGAAATTAAAAGAACTTACCCAGAAATTAAAACCATCTAGTAAAGTTGATATCTCTCTACCAGGGAAAAAATCCTGGGTAGGGTCACTCCATCCCATTCAATTAACCTGTCACCAAATCCTAACAATTTTCCATAGTTTGGGTTTTCGAATTGAGTCAGGACCGGAAATTGAAAGTGAATATTACAACTTCGAAGCACTGAATTTTCCACCTGATCACCCAGCCCGGGATGCTCAGGATTCTTTTTTTCTCGATGAAGAGTATTTATTACGAACCCATACGTCACCTGCTCAAATTCGAATTATGCAAAAATTACAACCACCCTTTAAAGTGGTTGTACCGGGAAAATGTTTTCGTCGGGATGCAATGGATGCCTCTCATAGCCCCATGTTTCACCAAGTTGAGGGCTTAGTAGTTGCCGAATCAATTTCCATGGGCGATTTGAAAGGAACTATTGAAATATTTGCCCGACGTTTTTTTGGGAGCGACCGACAGCTTCGCTTTCGTCCCAGTTTTTTTCCTTTTACCGAACCAAGTGCTGAAGTTGACATTTCTTGTGGTCTGTGCCAAGGGAAGGGATGCCGTTCTTGTGGACAAACAGGATGGTTAGAAATAATGGGAGCAGGGTTGGTTCATCCTAAAGTTTTCGAAAACGCCGGTTATGACCCCCATCAAGTCCGGGGTTTCGCTTTTGGAATGGGAATCGATCGAGCCGCTTTGTTGAAATTCGATATACCCGATATCCGTTGGCTTTTTGAAAATGATATGTCTTTTATCGAGCAATTCCAAGCTATTCAATAG
- the pheT gene encoding phenylalanine--tRNA ligase subunit beta, whose translation MKVSYSILKRFLPDLNYTVEKIAETLTSQGFVIENITNAADVFSPTLTSGTIVKRKSGIVYDVCTIQMKEHQYDIKCEKWGIPEIGKRVILNLIGNSISTQPLLNQRIPEKEEFFIELPDTLKVEEGEAIFPQIIGDDWVLDVEITANRGDCMSIIGLVREIAAGLDLDYQIPPHQLTVDEINSNYQVSINDQDLCSFYSGRLAKNFKIKPSPWWIVRELYLLGQRPINQVVDVTNLVMMETGQPLHAFNASGLSDQTIIVRRAKNNESLVTLDGVERKLNNNMLVIADAKRPVAIAGIMGGYESEVSPDTQEVFLEAAIFVGSQVRKTARELGLRTEASARFERGVDPGSVLYASQRALSLFKEIDPSIKILKDWVVDGEAVAPEPEIEFSCSWVEEIMDCKIPLEKMQTILTKLGFVLLSQPNDSVIKVKIPSWRSDVQQPIDCVEEIGRIFGYDHIQSQIPSFPFDPGNSCRELLWEGVLRGFLRSKGLKECVSLSLTSQTNCDLLGIPDTDVIRVMNPLSQDHVILRPNLIISALDTLRINIARGRENFGFFEYGEVFSRTNNSNNPYKEERRLVVVLSGFSYPAYWQQISQVDIFSLKGFAESLVDLVGYPLQMVNWQPLGENTYFDSNLSFCGILKNGVEIFRGGLIDKTISDAFGFWGEHYCLEVAWQKLLHQLELKDFQIQEINRYPSIRRDISIVVNQNQVWKNVESLVLKVASSHNLPIEKVELFDSYQGKHLPPGKKTFSYSMVFRSAQKTLTDNEVDEWVNIIKAAIKKEPEILLREELTGGF comes from the coding sequence ATGAAAGTTTCCTATTCAATTCTCAAACGTTTTTTACCAGATCTTAACTATACAGTTGAAAAGATAGCTGAGACTCTCACTTCTCAGGGATTTGTGATCGAAAACATAACAAATGCTGCTGATGTTTTTTCTCCTACTTTAACTTCAGGGACAATCGTTAAACGGAAGTCCGGCATTGTTTATGATGTGTGTACCATTCAAATGAAAGAGCACCAATACGATATCAAATGCGAAAAATGGGGAATACCGGAAATCGGAAAAAGGGTTATATTGAATTTAATAGGAAATTCGATAAGCACACAACCCCTTCTAAATCAACGTATACCAGAAAAAGAAGAATTTTTTATTGAACTCCCCGATACTCTGAAAGTCGAAGAAGGAGAAGCCATATTCCCGCAGATAATTGGTGATGACTGGGTCTTAGATGTCGAAATCACCGCCAATCGCGGAGATTGTATGTCAATTATCGGCTTGGTGAGGGAAATAGCAGCAGGTTTGGATTTAGATTATCAAATACCTCCTCATCAATTAACTGTTGATGAAATCAACAGCAACTATCAAGTAAGTATAAATGATCAAGATCTTTGTTCTTTTTACAGCGGTCGGTTAGCAAAAAATTTTAAAATCAAACCTTCCCCATGGTGGATCGTTCGTGAACTTTATCTTTTGGGGCAACGTCCCATCAATCAGGTCGTTGATGTGACTAATTTAGTCATGATGGAAACCGGCCAACCACTTCATGCTTTTAATGCATCGGGATTATCCGACCAAACAATTATCGTGAGAAGAGCGAAAAATAATGAATCATTGGTAACTCTAGATGGGGTGGAAAGAAAATTAAACAATAATATGTTGGTGATTGCAGACGCAAAGCGGCCAGTAGCCATCGCCGGCATTATGGGTGGATATGAATCGGAAGTTTCACCTGATACTCAGGAGGTTTTCTTAGAAGCAGCAATATTTGTAGGAAGCCAAGTCCGTAAAACAGCACGGGAATTAGGATTACGAACTGAAGCTTCCGCTCGCTTTGAAAGGGGAGTCGATCCTGGATCGGTATTATATGCCAGCCAGCGAGCGCTTTCCCTTTTTAAGGAAATTGATCCTTCGATCAAGATTTTAAAAGACTGGGTAGTGGATGGTGAAGCTGTTGCGCCAGAACCAGAAATTGAATTCTCATGCTCCTGGGTTGAAGAAATCATGGACTGTAAAATTCCACTGGAAAAAATGCAAACAATTTTAACCAAGTTAGGATTTGTCCTTCTATCTCAACCTAATGACTCTGTGATCAAAGTTAAGATTCCTTCCTGGCGATCGGATGTCCAACAACCGATTGACTGTGTCGAGGAAATTGGTCGTATCTTCGGATATGATCATATTCAATCTCAAATTCCCAGCTTCCCTTTTGACCCAGGTAATTCCTGCAGAGAGCTCTTATGGGAAGGTGTTCTCCGTGGCTTTTTGCGTTCAAAAGGTTTAAAAGAATGTGTTTCGCTTTCTTTGACCAGCCAGACCAACTGTGATCTTTTAGGCATTCCCGATACTGACGTTATCCGGGTTATGAATCCGCTTTCACAAGATCATGTCATCCTTCGTCCGAATTTAATCATAAGCGCCTTGGATACCTTAAGAATCAACATTGCTCGAGGACGAGAAAATTTTGGTTTTTTTGAATATGGAGAAGTGTTTTCTCGAACCAACAACTCGAACAATCCTTATAAGGAAGAAAGGCGGTTAGTTGTTGTTTTAAGCGGTTTTTCTTATCCTGCTTATTGGCAACAAATTTCCCAGGTAGATATTTTCTCCCTGAAAGGTTTTGCCGAAAGCCTCGTTGATCTTGTTGGATATCCACTTCAGATGGTAAATTGGCAACCTTTAGGCGAAAATACATATTTTGATTCGAATCTTTCGTTTTGCGGTATACTAAAAAATGGTGTTGAAATTTTTAGAGGAGGATTGATTGATAAAACCATCAGTGATGCCTTTGGTTTTTGGGGAGAACATTACTGTTTAGAAGTTGCCTGGCAAAAACTCCTCCATCAATTAGAATTGAAGGATTTTCAAATCCAGGAGATCAACCGATATCCTTCAATTCGGCGAGACATTTCCATTGTAGTCAACCAAAATCAGGTTTGGAAAAACGTCGAATCTTTGGTATTAAAAGTCGCTTCTTCCCATAACTTACCCATTGAAAAAGTCGAACTATTTGACTCTTATCAGGGGAAACATCTTCCTCCGGGGAAGAAAACCTTTTCTTATTCTATGGTTTTCCGTTCAGCACAAAAAACTCTAACCGACAACGAAGTCGATGAGTGGGTGAACATCATCAAAGCAGCGATTAAAAAAGAACCGGAAATACTCCTCCGGGAGGAACTCACAGGAGGATTCTAA
- a CDS encoding CvpA family protein, producing the protein MFILILNVIRSSIRGFSKEILALTGVVIGLLSALRFHQDLSQFLTNLLHWNSVWMNLISFFVIFIPVVLLFSWVGMFFRKVFEGLDIVWFDAILGFIIGILKGFLWISIITLFVLNVSFLEFLNNGIYQSRFYQSFTQPIIVSIDSMVQKIPEFSFLGVYLEKGLDQSDDELIQRYIEEF; encoded by the coding sequence ATTTTTATCCTTATACTCAATGTTATTCGAAGTTCAATCCGGGGTTTCAGTAAAGAGATTCTGGCTTTGACAGGAGTGGTGATTGGTCTTCTGAGTGCATTGCGGTTTCATCAGGACCTCAGTCAATTTTTGACCAATCTCCTTCATTGGAATTCAGTCTGGATGAATTTGATTAGTTTTTTTGTGATCTTCATACCAGTCGTTCTTTTATTTTCCTGGGTAGGCATGTTTTTTCGAAAAGTTTTCGAAGGTCTTGATATTGTATGGTTTGATGCCATTTTAGGCTTCATTATTGGTATCTTGAAAGGTTTTCTCTGGATCTCCATTATTACTCTTTTTGTGCTCAATGTTTCTTTTCTCGAATTTCTCAATAACGGTATTTATCAATCCCGTTTTTACCAGAGTTTTACCCAGCCAATCATTGTTTCAATTGATTCAATGGTCCAAAAAATTCCTGAATTTTCCTTTCTTGGGGTTTATTTAGAAAAGGGTTTAGATCAAAGTGATGATGAACTTATCCAAAGATATATTGAAGAATTTTGA
- a CDS encoding endonuclease MutS2, whose product MMNLSKDILKNFDFDKILDQLSSACVCEVSREKMMELHPYTNPEAMNQRLQTVQQLFDFITFDGSLDLSGLSDLREIFQKIAIPGSVLSLYQVILLFNFLLLCEKTKRLQKATRIDEKYPLLTVFFNDIESYTSLIKKIKLICSPEGFILDSASPRLRDIRRRLNHLQAEVRTTIEKCLHNRDIAPFLQDATYTIRRGRYVIPIKSEFRGRIDGIVADYSSSGSSVFIEPKPILYLNNELEVLTIQEKDEIDTILLKLANDLRPYLSQLESSFQAMLELDILHAQSQLARKWRAHIPRVGEKDLIIKEGRHPLLGEKAVPFSLQISSDKKTMVISGPNAGGKTVLLKSLALIVYLAHCGIPVPVNPGSSLPFYHHLFVDIGDHQDIEQNLSTFTYRLSAFQESLTQLSSESLYLIDEIGAGTDPNEGSALAIGMIDFLGQQGATCIATTHYPLIKSYVSQHPAMISASMEFNPILFQPTYRLLVDEIGESYGIKIAENIGIPQPVIKIALQQLQKEWIDLNELIISNRKKNQELNIQLLEWQEKVKDATNRQREVVQLQEQLESQKKILIKDFQEKLTQYLKKTRDDISQLIGQLRKEKTLDESVYQELKERVDPKFYLTQELTWSPSEETIKDSPQAVFQAGEKVMVDIFQQEGEIISIDDLKNEATVVVNGRKCVLSINHLQKKSKEEEFSSSLQRSYSFQPSLNNVRNQIEIRMMKAEDAREKLDKYFDQVLLAGFKTVYIIHGKGEGILRKVTHEFLQDNPAVESYRNGLPEEGGLGVTVVILKD is encoded by the coding sequence ATGATGAACTTATCCAAAGATATATTGAAGAATTTTGATTTTGATAAAATACTCGATCAGCTGAGTTCTGCTTGTGTTTGTGAAGTTTCCCGCGAAAAAATGATGGAATTGCATCCCTATACCAACCCAGAAGCAATGAATCAAAGGTTGCAAACCGTCCAACAGCTTTTTGATTTTATCACTTTCGACGGGAGTTTGGATCTCTCTGGTTTAAGCGACCTTCGCGAAATTTTTCAAAAAATCGCCATCCCTGGGTCAGTTCTCAGTTTATACCAAGTCATTCTTCTTTTTAACTTTTTACTCTTATGTGAAAAAACCAAACGTCTCCAAAAGGCAACCCGAATAGATGAGAAGTATCCACTTCTTACAGTTTTTTTCAATGACATTGAAAGCTATACTTCTCTTATCAAGAAAATAAAATTGATCTGTTCGCCTGAGGGGTTTATTCTCGATTCCGCCAGCCCTCGTCTCCGTGATATTCGAAGACGTCTGAACCATCTTCAAGCAGAAGTTCGAACCACTATTGAAAAATGTTTGCATAACCGGGACATAGCTCCTTTCCTTCAGGATGCAACTTATACTATTCGACGAGGAAGATACGTGATTCCCATCAAATCAGAGTTTCGAGGACGAATCGATGGAATTGTAGCCGATTATTCTTCATCTGGTTCCTCAGTCTTCATTGAACCAAAACCGATTCTCTATCTCAATAATGAATTAGAAGTATTAACTATTCAAGAAAAAGATGAAATCGATACTATTCTTCTGAAATTGGCCAATGATTTGAGACCGTATCTCAGTCAACTTGAATCTTCATTCCAAGCGATGCTCGAGTTGGATATTCTCCACGCTCAGTCACAATTAGCTCGAAAGTGGCGAGCCCATATCCCCAGGGTAGGAGAAAAAGACCTCATCATCAAAGAAGGCCGACATCCTCTCTTAGGAGAAAAAGCGGTTCCTTTTTCCCTTCAAATAAGTTCCGATAAAAAAACCATGGTTATTAGCGGACCGAATGCTGGGGGAAAAACTGTTTTGTTAAAAAGTCTGGCTTTAATCGTTTATCTTGCCCATTGTGGAATTCCAGTTCCAGTAAATCCTGGCTCTTCATTACCTTTTTATCATCATCTTTTTGTCGATATTGGAGACCATCAGGATATCGAACAAAACCTCAGTACCTTTACTTATCGTCTTTCTGCTTTTCAGGAATCACTTACTCAGCTTTCATCTGAAAGTTTATATTTAATTGATGAAATTGGAGCCGGAACCGATCCTAACGAAGGCTCGGCATTAGCGATTGGAATGATTGACTTTCTTGGTCAACAAGGAGCAACCTGTATCGCAACCACTCACTATCCTTTAATAAAAAGCTATGTTTCTCAACACCCCGCCATGATCTCAGCATCGATGGAGTTCAATCCAATCCTTTTTCAACCAACTTATCGTCTCCTCGTTGATGAAATCGGGGAAAGTTATGGAATCAAAATAGCTGAAAATATTGGTATTCCCCAACCGGTAATCAAGATTGCTCTTCAACAGCTTCAAAAAGAGTGGATCGATCTCAATGAATTAATTATCTCCAATCGGAAAAAAAACCAAGAATTAAATATTCAGTTATTAGAATGGCAAGAAAAGGTAAAAGACGCTACCAATCGGCAGAGGGAGGTTGTACAGCTTCAAGAACAACTGGAATCACAAAAAAAAATCCTTATAAAAGATTTTCAGGAAAAATTAACCCAATACCTCAAAAAAACTCGGGATGATATATCGCAACTCATCGGTCAATTAAGAAAAGAAAAAACTCTTGATGAAAGTGTGTATCAAGAGCTCAAAGAACGAGTTGATCCAAAGTTCTATCTGACCCAAGAGCTAACCTGGTCACCATCAGAAGAAACCATAAAGGATTCTCCACAGGCGGTTTTTCAAGCTGGTGAAAAAGTGATGGTTGATATTTTCCAACAGGAAGGTGAAATAATATCTATTGATGATTTAAAAAATGAAGCCACGGTCGTGGTCAATGGTCGCAAATGTGTCCTTTCTATCAATCATCTTCAAAAAAAATCCAAAGAGGAAGAATTCTCATCCTCTCTCCAGCGGAGCTATTCTTTCCAACCCTCTTTGAATAATGTGAGAAATCAAATTGAAATTCGGATGATGAAAGCCGAAGATGCTCGAGAAAAACTAGATAAATATTTTGATCAAGTGCTCTTAGCTGGATTTAAAACTGTTTATATCATTCACGGGAAAGGAGAGGGAATTTTAAGAAAAGTTACTCACGAATTTCTACAGGATAACCCTGCAGTAGAAAGCTATCGCAACGGCTTGCCCGAAGAAGGAGGCTTGGGGGTAACAGTCGTAATCCTCAAAGATTGA